CACTTTTGCAACGGAAGTCGGGTGGCGAGAATCCTTTAGATACAGAggtcttagagcaactccaatggggcgacccatttcgtccgcccgcgtccgtttggAATATATGGTGAACCAGGGAAGCTGTGTTTATATATTGATAGAATGCACTGATTTACTACTTTTGTGGAGTAAATAGTGGTCAACCCACATACCAGTGAGGGCATGTTGTATCATGGTACACTTTGTTGCAACAATTAGTTGTTTGCATGTTATATTACTTATTATTGCCATTGCATAAGAATTGTTTTCCAATGTCGCGGTTATCATTTCGACTCTTGTTATATGTCACATGGACGAGTAATGTGGGTTATTTGAGCATGATTTGAGGTAATACTAGACCCAAGGCATTGTGGCAACTTGTTGGTAACCACACCTCAAGGGCAAGGAAGAAATGGGCTAGAATATAAATTGCTTATTCTCCGGTTAACTGATAGACGATATATGCTCCCCCTTTTATTGGCCAGTTGGCTTAGTCCCTAAGAAAGTAATCTTGTCTAAAATGTTGCTCAGGTTGTATTGTAAATGAGAAATGTTCTCATGGGCAATACCTTTTCTTTGATGCAAAAGGATATCTATGACTTCAGATTTCCTTGCAACATTTCCAAATTAATTTATGGATATAGTGCTATCACTATGCCATGGTGTTTAAAAACCAGTCAAatcatacatactccctccgtttctttttactccgctcttcgcatataagatttggtcaacgtcaaactgcacaaagtttgaccaaatttatataaaaaaatatgaacatctacaatactaaaactatatagtatgaacatacgtttaatggtgcatctgataatattgatttcatattgtgaatgtttatattttttaatataaagttagtcaaactctacaaagcttgactttgaccaaaccttatatgcggactaaaaagaaacggagggagtacatgtaccACTAATACCTACATTCGCTCCTTAATGGTTGGTATTAAAAATCACATAAGTACCATTTTAGGACTTGCTATACACTATGGAGGCGGGCATATCGTTTATGATCCTGGATCATATTGTTTTTTACGGTCTGGCCGAACACATTCTTCTGAGCTACATTTCAAACTTGCTCAAATTTCCCCATAAAATTTGAACTTCTCCATGGGAAATGGCATCCATACAATTGGAGTTGGCTCTCGTTGTCCTCTCCTCCGTGTGTCGTTATTCAGAGATAAAAAATTCTCCCAAAGCCTATGCGCTCATGTTTACAAAAATGGTAAAAGGGTAAAGAGTTGATGTTTACGGTTCTTTCCAAAGTCAAAGTTGTACAtggttacccgcaaaaaaaaagctgTACATGGTTACTCCAGTTCTTTGGCAAAGTCAATGTTGTCAACAAACACCTGCATGACAAATAGACAAACATTTAAGTCTCAAACCGGTGAGCAATCAATGGTCCGAAGATCAGCATGATGGTGAGAAGGTGATACCGATTTCCACCCATCAGGGTCCAGGATGGCTGTGATCTTGGTGCCGAGCCCCGGCAAGGGACCTGCCTCCCGCACCACTTTCCCTCCGGATAGCTTCACCACCTCGGCGGTCTTGTAGACATCGTCGGTGCCTATCGCGATCTGTCAGAAAAAACCCAGCATACCGAGAACTTAGCGACGCAACAACAACTGGCGGTTCAAATCGTCTATGAACTGCAAATGCAATTGAGTATGTCCTTCCATACCTGTGCATATGCATTCCCCTTGTCATATTCAGTGACACCATAGTTGTAGGTCAACTCCAGAACGGCATTCTGGTCTTCAGGTCCGTACCCCATCATGGCCACCGTATACTGCACAAGAGCTTGTCCAGTTTAACACATGGCGCTTCACAAGGAATTAAATGATAGATTGAGCATAGTGATCACCTTGTATTCAGGGTTGTCTCGCTTCCGGAGTAGTTTCATACCACAAGCCTACAATTTAGCAACCAGATGTCACTACGGTGACCACTGAGGTACAACAAGCCGCAAAACAGTCAAGACCAACAAGCAGTTGTGAGGTACTACTTACCTTCTCGTAGAAGCTTATGGCTCGGTCGAGATCACCGACACGAAGCATCACTTGGCATAGTGGCTCTGGAGTCCCTGGCCTCTCTAGGATCTCGAACTTGTATCCGTCAGGGTCTTCGATAAACGCAATCACGGTCTTGCCACCCTTGACAGGGCCAGGCTCCCTAGTCACCTTGCCTCCCTTTGCCCTTATGAGTTCAACTGTTTTGGCCACCTGTGGTGACAAACCATCAACGTTCAAGGCACATTATTGTTCAAAATAGAGCATCGTACTTGTTACGAAATAATCATAAAGGCTCATGAAATGGTGTGTTACATCATCAGTTGCGATGCCGAAATGACCGAACCCCGCTCCGACATCGTACGAGTCAACCCCGTAGTCTGCAGATGAATAAGTTGTCAGGTCCACATTAGCAATGATAAAAATCACAGTGAGAATGCATTTGTTCTGTGTGCCATGTAGTAAGAATTACTGTAGGTGAGCTCGATGGCAAAGTTGGTCTCCTCGGGGCCGTATCCGAGGAAGGCATTGGTGTACTTCTCTTCGGGTATGTCACGCTTCCTCAGCAGCTTCATGCCGAGGCACTCTGTATAGAACCTGCAACCATGACCCGTCAGAATTCTCTGCTGAAGAACGACACCGGTGTTGCAATGCAGCTACTACGGCCTGCTGGCTGacttgatggttttgttgatgtcGCCGACGCGGTAGACGACGTGGAGGAGCCTCCGGTTGTCCTTCTTGGCCCAGGTGAAGGCCTCGTCATTGCTGGAGAAGGAGGTGGCCGCGGCCTgcgcggcgccggcggaggcgcggAGCTTGAGCTTGGGCGTGCTCATCAGCCTGATGGGGTCGGACTGCAGGGCTATTCCAGGAAGCAAGAAACAGATGAACGGAATCAGCCAGACGCAATGCTCGTGTTCTCGGTCGGCGTGGAGGAAGGAACGTGAGCTTACCTGCGCCTGCGGCAGCGGTGGAGAGGAGCATGGATCTCCGGgggacggctgcggcggcggcggccggggtggCGCAGGCGACGGCTCCGCGGCTGACGGCCATGGGGAGAGCCCTCATCGTGGTCGCAAAGCTGGGCCGTCCGCTGTGCTTGTGTGTTTGGTGGCGCTTTGTCGCGCTATCTATCCTCACTCACTTAATTTCCTGGCCGAGAATGCCGGCTCCGTCTGCCACTGTCATCGCTCCAGTGAGAAGCCGACACCTCCCCTCGTATGCaagattagtactccctccgtccgaaaaagatTGTCCTTCAAATGAATGTGTCTAATATCAAGTTTGTGTTAAATACATCTACTTGAAGGACAAGTTTGgaacaagttttttcggacggaggaagtagtttgcTAGCTTGTTATGCGATATCTGCTACCAATTAGGAAATTTATTTTTTCTAGGAAAACCACAATGAGAGTGGTTTTTCTAGCTGTCTACCGGGTACGTGGATGCCACATGATAAATAATGAGATTCGTGTAGTATTCGGCGGTCAACATGTATAGGCAGGTTATGTACTGAAGCGCAACCCATGTGTACATCTGCACATGTTGCATACCATTAAATTTAACACAGCATGTGTTGGTTGCGGGGTTAGATGTTGCCTAGGTCATAGCATTTAAGCGAGGCATAGCTCTCCACTAAGCATACTTTGTTCCTGGCGGCTTGGGCGGGGGAACAGTACACTTTGTGGCGGCGGGGACATGGATCCGGAGTTTTTTTTTGAACGAATGCTCACGaagagcccgactttgaattaacaaagctaTCAACTGGCCAGGAGTTACAACAAACAACCCAAATTATTGCGGTCAGAACGATACAATGGGGAACACTGGATTGAGACACTGACTACAACCTCCACAGGCAGCTAATGAAATGGAAATTAAGATTATAGCTTGCAAAGGCCGAGCACTCCACACTAGGATCATTTGTAGCAGAGCGAAGCAGCAGAGTAGGGCATAGCCGACCTTCGAAGATGGCCATGCTCTAGGAACACCTAGAGAAGAAGGGGAACAACAACTTCCTTCTCTATCACGAAGAGGGACCCTTCCCCCTCGCCATGGCTCGTAGGCGCCGCACCGTCGGGATTTCGAGAAGCTCACCCTAGAGCTGGAAGAATGCCGCCCTCAAATCGACAGGTGAACATAGTGCGACCACTTTGATTTGGGATATCCCTAGCCGGCCGCTCCGCCACGATCCATGCCTAACTACTTGGAATGAGCTTCATGGAATCGGACGACGAAGAGGAGGCAACTCAATCCCTCACCTGCAGAGCCTCCCGACCACATCCAGCCTCCCTAACGACGCCTCCAGCAAGGTCACGACGCGCAAGGCGCCGCCGCCGTCAAATCCACAGTGGATAAAGGGTTTTCACCCGGGCACGGGGGTCGGGGTGGATAGCAGGGGACCTCGGCTGCGTCCCCATGGAGGAAAGCAGCGCCCTTGGGCGTTGCCGCCTCCGGGCCGGCCGGACCGGCCAAGGTTTCCCATGGTCCCCTAGCTGGCCACCAGCACGCACCAATGCCAGAGCCAGAGAAAAAATCGCTAGCTCCCACcgacggtgagagagagagagaggcggcagGGAGAGGGATTTTGAACCTCCAGAACTGATGAAGAAACTTCGCGCCGTGGCCGAATTCCACCAGCCACCCGCCGCCCCGCGCGGCCAGGCACGCTGGCCAGCACCCCTACGAACACCGCCAACCGCCCGACGGCGCCGCCTCTCCGGCTGGGgccgctgtcagtgtcaaaaccggcggatcttgggtagggggtcccaaactgtgctgttaaggtcgatggtaagaggagacaggggacacgatgtttacccaggtttgggccctctctatggaggtaataccctacttcctgcttgattgatcttgatgaatatgagtattacgaaagttgatctaccacgagatcgtaatggctaaaaccctagaagtctagcctgtatgattatgattgtccctatggactaagccctccggtttatatagacaccggaggggactagggttgtacaaagtcggttacagagaaaggaatcttcatatccggacgccaagcttgccttccacgccaaggagagtcccatccggacatgggtgagagtcttcggtcttgtatcttcacagcccatcagtccggcccacgtccaacaggccggacgcccgaggaccccttagtccaggactccctcagtagcccccgaaccaggattCCAATGACGATATgcccgacgcgcagattgtcttcggcattgcaaggcgggttcctcctcggaTGACTTCAAAGAgctgtattcggccttccatttaatgtcgtacccatcggcttctgtgcatccacggcttcagcttccacgtgtcgagcgaatacgagaggtcagggtattttttgcagaTAACACCCCGGCTATGTAAGAGaagtgtctatttaaagagattggatctcagatccgtcCCACACCACGTggaaaatcctcagagcttgctaggaggaaccattccaacatggctagcgctcccagttcttcctcccgtccGCACGGCtccaaaaaggcgattgggagagatgttccgtatcccacggtcagctggtgaagctgcaaacacagggattccttccgcccgcggatctagtccccgttcgagcaggattgacttcctccaacggcggggctcaggctgagaatttccccaatccatccagggggacgagtgtgcttcgtcccctacttgctaagaggcatcggatttccaatccacccgttcctccgaggacttctggagtattatggcctccaactgcacaatttcactcctgcctccatcctgcacatcgcgggttacgttgctctttgtgagctattcctgggctgtgaggcccattttgaattatggaggaaactattctgcctcgtccctcgtaaccaagagggatcaatattcgaaGTGGGTGAAGCTGAGGTATGGCgcgttgccg
This window of the Triticum aestivum cultivar Chinese Spring chromosome 5D, IWGSC CS RefSeq v2.1, whole genome shotgun sequence genome carries:
- the LOC123123331 gene encoding lactoylglutathione lyase GLX1, yielding MRALPMAVSRGAVACATPAAAAAAVPRRSMLLSTAAAGAALQSDPIRLMSTPKLKLRASAGAAQAAATSFSSNDEAFTWAKKDNRRLLHVVYRVGDINKTIKFYTECLGMKLLRKRDIPEEKYTNAFLGYGPEETNFAIELTYNYGVDSYDVGAGFGHFGIATDDVAKTVELIRAKGGKVTREPGPVKGGKTVIAFIEDPDGYKFEILERPGTPEPLCQVMLRVGDLDRAISFYEKACGMKLLRKRDNPEYKYTVAMMGYGPEDQNAVLELTYNYGVTEYDKGNAYAQIAIGTDDVYKTAEVVKLSGGKVVREAGPLPGLGTKITAILDPDGWKSVFVDNIDFAKELE